DNA sequence from the Macrobrachium rosenbergii isolate ZJJX-2024 chromosome 55, ASM4041242v1, whole genome shotgun sequence genome:
TACAGGAACAAAAAACAAGGACAGAGCAGACAtacaagagaaagaaactgatttaacaaaggaaaaagctaaaattttttaaaagaaaaagaagagagtaTAATGGAATCAAGAGAACAGTCTCAAATTATTGGTAATTTGGATGAAATTTAAGATAGgataaaatcctttgaaagagaGAAATGTGACTTGAAAATCGAGAAAGATACTGCAGTAAGAATTCTTGAAGTGTCAAATGCACAAAGAAAGGACAGGAAAAACACTAGGATAACTGGCTGAGGGAAAAAAGAACACTTGGGAATCGGTGAACCATGACTGGGGACCTGAGGACCCTCAACAATGAatcaattataaaagataaatgtgaTCAGAGACTCAGAGAACCTCAGGGTAATTAATCCAGCATGGAGGAGGGAAAGGACTATGCTAGAgtaatactgtatacatgcaCAGTCCTTTCTTCATTGCATAGAATTTATAAGCATCTGCTTCTATGCTATACGGATGGGGTCAGTGAAATATCTGACCAGCCCAAATTGTACAAGCTATGACCTTAACAAATCATAACCAATGTTACTCTTCAGAACTTCTAATTCGCCAGATGCTCTCCTCTAGAAATTCAttagttccaaaggtcctttgttcatcaaatattttcttgAGTGTCAAGAAGCATTCACATCTAAATAGTTATTCAAGCTTTAGTAAAGTACAGCTGGTTGTGATAAAACAAACACTGTACAATCTTTcaatacaaagaaattaatattctatACGTATCCATTATTTTACAGGTCCCTCCTCTTTGTCCTTTCTCTCTTGGTTGCATGAGGAGTACTAATGCTATAACTAGAAACAGCCCACTGTCTAGAATGAGGGATAAGAAAAATAGGATAGATTTAGGGAGATAGATACTGTATGTAAAAAGAGTAAActcaatacataataaaaatgacaatcgtAGCTATATTTGCTCTGCATCTATCCAAAAAGATAGTTTACCCACAGATACTACATACTGTATTTGTGGAGTAAGCTGTGAAGAACAAGAAACCTGGTCAGAGGGCATCAAGTGTGATGAAAATCGGAGCTAGTGGGTTAGGTGACACATTTAACTGTTCAATATTTCACTAAATATCCAGTTTTCATTTATTGAGGATCAGTTACTTGAGATTTTTCTGTAGAGGGGAATTTGTGGTGAATGTTACCTTTATATGGTATTGCACGACACAGTCTTTTCACGATTTTCTGGCACTACATTATCCACAACAATTAGTCTTCTTCAGGGAGGGATTTTGTGCTTTCCTAATCAGAAATATTTGTGACATTCATCTCTACAGTAAAAtactgcatttcatatattttttacatggaattatatttaaaatgtaaggtatacaggaataaagaaaaattactggtACAATACTactatgatatacagtacattgaaATTACATGCAACATTATAAAATTCTTATTGCTGGGGCACAGATAAAAATCAGAGCAGAGCTCTTTATATCTTATGTTAAATTTGACATTTAACATGCAGACTAGTCTTTcatgaaaaaacaattttaaaagtatttattttccataaaaacacCCCACTTATTTTAATTTACGCCCACAAGATTGGTCAAGACCAATGAAAAACACAGTGCTGAATAGCTGCAAATACTCTCATTCCAAAATTATCTGAGGCTTGTCAGAGATATTAAAGTATAAAATAGAGAGACTTGTTgctgataaaaaaagaagaaaagtgtgagaaaaagaaaactagcaCTAGTCGTGTAATCAGCAACACTTCatgttatgaataattaaaaccttGAAGTTTAAGCTATGAGAGACATAAGTAAGACTACTGCACACACTGGAGAAATAACTGAAGTTCCAATGAAGATGACTAGTAGAAGCCATAATGGGGTCCAAAAGAAGTGGCCTGGGTTTAATGAATTGAAGAATCTGAGAAAGTAAGTGAAGTTGAGATATGAAATGAATTCTCTTCAGAAAGCTAGAAGCTAAAGAAACAGAATGGAGGTTTAAAGgtgtgttaatttttatttgggcTGGGGCTTGAACCAGCATGTTTCTAAGAAGAAGAGTCAGTGTAGTTATTAAGACTAGGTACCAAAACCTTCAAGCATCATGCTAACATATACTGAGTTCAGATACCTTGTTATTCTTTAAGGTTGTAAGACCCCTAAAGACCTTTGTGAGGCTGAGATGAAAGATTACATGGAACTTTGGAGAGGCAGAGTAAGAAGATAAAGACCACTGGAACAGAGATACAAAAATGACCCTcccaaaaagaataagaaattggATTTATAGAAGTCAAGTTTATTACCAAGGACCCAATTTTCTCCCAGCACTGTATACACAATATCAGGAGAGCAGATTTTTCGATAGCATGGGGAAACCCATTTCTTTGGAATAAGTATTTCCTTGCAGGCCTAAGATGCTTAAAAACAACGAATTTCCGAACACATTTAAGAAATGCTTGAGTTACATTAAGAGATGCAAAGCTGAGGAACAGGGATGGTAAAACCTAAgagttaaaaagagaaaattattaataggGGATGGGACATATGCTGCGTTAACCATTGTTACAATCTCACTGACATGGGGTATCCCAAGTTCAGGATTACAGGTACCAAAGCAATAATATCCCAAGAAAATCCATGAGGATTCATATGTAAATCTACTGGAGCCCATCACTTACCATAATGGCACTGTAAAATtctataaataactaataaaaactgTAACTGCCTAATAACTGCATTTCTTTCAAGACTGTATAAAACTCACAAAAACTACAATcctataaataaatcataaaaactgtAACAACCTGATATCTGATACTTTCAATATGTATAAAACGCATACAAAACACATGAATACACATGACAATCTTCAACACAACTGGTGTATAAATAACGAGTAATATCTGCTACACCTGTAGTCACAAGCACTAACAtacactttaaaaagaaataaaaactcagTCATACCTAATTTTGATGATATTATTAAACAGTACTCCTCACAATCCTAAACAACAAAAAGGCACATACCAGTGATTTGATTATTAATAATGGGTAAAACAAGTGAACTGAGGACAAGATGGTAGACAATTCAAAGTGAAATTGCACTGATGAATGAGAAAATTTTATGGGTAATACAAGTAAAGTTATCCCCATTTTTAATTACTGCTTTGCAGGTACAAGGAGCTATTCAGCACTTTGAACTCATTTAAACAGGCATGTGTgcataagtaaaaataagaggTTTGCAATTTGTGAGCACCATTATCAATTTGAAAACATTCTTTAAAGCAATTTTactaacttgaaattgaaaaagagCATTAGTGACTTAAGATGTTAAGGATCAATGAATGAGACCATTATATATCTCGTCCCTTTTGTTGTTGGGAGCCCTTCATGGTAATGAGTCAGTCTACCAGGATGCATCAATGCCCATCCAACACGGGTATTTACAACTGAACAGTTGTATCTGATGAAGTGAGCACCACCACCCTGAAGAAAAGAGtaaatgtcaaatttttaatattttgtaaaccTGCAGAGCACTTTAATATATTGGCACTgcaatacataaaaatgttatatcAATATTTCGTTAAAGCTTACCTCATAGTCAATGTGGGGGCGATTCAGACCCACATTGATAGTGTAAGTTGAGGAGTCATGATGTGGTCTAAGGAATGGTTGTTCCGTAGGCTTGTAACGCACGATAAAGTTCATTATTGCTCGAGCCTGTAAAGTAGAATTAATTAAAACAGATGGTTACTTAACAGTACATAATTAAACTACATCCACTTTCTGCAGAGTACAAAGTTTCTTAAGTAATAACATTATAGAAATTATCATGCTTTACTTTTGCATAACATATGGATAACACAATCCTCTTAACATAATTCTTTCAAACTGTGGGGTTACATATCTACTTCAAGTAGTAAAATCATGAACAGTTTTCTCATGCATTTTCATAAACAGATAACTTGATAAAACAGttcttggaaaaaataattagaaaatgagACATCAGAAGACTATTTTTGAAAGGCAGTACCATTGATCTAAAATACCAGACTTATTTTCTTGAAAGATGGTGCTATATACCTATCTAAAATGACAGACTAAATTTTTCCAAAGATGGTGCTCTATACCTATCTAAAATGACAGACTAAATTTTTCCAAAGACAATAACACAGATCTAAAATTAGTGTTAGCCTTGAGCATGAAGTAATGTCCTATTATAGGGAATTTACAATTGCACCTCAAATACTTGGTGGCTGACACTGCTCACCAAACACTAACACATGCATCACAAGACACAGCAAACACTTCAGTCTCCTTCTCTGGCTGTGTAGTGTTACTGGCTGTGTCAAACACTTCAGTCTCCTTCTCTGGCTGTGTAGTGTTACTGGCTGTGTAGTGTTAATATCACCTCTCAGATACCTGGACTTAGCTGCACCAAAGATTTATTAGCAAAAATATTTCTTACTATCTTATGTTTCATCCTTCCAAATATTTGTCAGTGAACAATTTAATGCAAATGCTCCTATTCTTCGCTTTATGCTATTGTCAACATACTTCAGTTTATATTTCCTATACAGGGTTGATATGATGTAGGTACAGTGCATATCCTACTAGTGTGCTCCAAAGGTCCCATACTACCATACAGTGGTGTAAGCTATTCACTGCAATGTTGTTCTAGCTTAGAGAAGCTACTTGATGGGTATTCACCTCTTCAAGAAGGTTTCCATTTTTACTAAAGTTCGAGTTAAAAAAGTTCAGGATTTAActagttttaccatttttaagTAAACTTTTTGGTTGGTCAAGTCAAAATGCTTTCAAGGTGGGTATCAGACCTATCAGGCTAATGACTCCTTATATATGACCTGAACTGTGGTTGAATCTATATCCTTGAGAGGTCTAACCAGAAAATGTCATGCACAGAAAATTCTTACCTGATGATTTTGAGTTAATCTGAAACATGTCAACTACTTCAATAAACTTCCTGCCTAAATACATACTGGTTATCTGTCAATAGTTTGTTTGGAACaaacacattaaaattaaaaaaaaataaatttcacattctTCATCTGCAACACTATTGCTTTATTGGGAGGTCACTacccatatttttttcattacaagcATGTCTCTATTTTGTACCATAGTTATTGAACGATGGGGTAGGTGATTCCATCTAAATGGAATCATCTGTTCTCATATAGATAAAGGGTGTATATATTCAGGACTTTAGATCACAACATGACGTTCTCTATGGTAtttgcttgaaaaatattttgatctaATCACATCTAACATGGAGGTCTCACATAAAAATTGTGGCAGGGATGtagtattttcaaaaatgaaaaagagagccAAGTCACAAATATGGAAATCTGCAACTGAAGGATAcgcataaatacattaaaaaaatgtgtaaaaaactCAAGGTTCTAAAAAATGCTAAATgcaatttaaaaatgatttttacataaatatttataaaatttcaggaactatttacaataaatgcaaagaataaattaacatacATTACAATACTACAATACATATAGAGAACAGGCACTGCTGTTTATTGTTGGTCTTGGTTTCTTCATCATGATAACATAAATTCCTTTGGTCTTGGTTTCTTCATGATAACATAAATTCTTCAAGTCTTAACTCTAAATTGGAAGAAACATTCAAGATGATTTTAAAGTTCTCTAAGTCAAATCTTATATTTCTTAAACTACTGATTGCAAATTTCCTCCTTTATAAcatgtttctcatttttagttttaaaaatactacaagaaaatgtaaagaaactttaaataaaatacgcTGGATAaggtatatatttacttatccttgtttgaaaaatttttatgattgcaatattaaactattaaaattacaGAGGCACAGCAAAAGGATATACTGCTAATAACAACTTTACAGGGGTTGACTTACTAAACCCCAtcagtgtacagtacatatatatttttatctcttagtAGAAACAGCCTAAAAGCTTTTACATTGGGATCTGGCTATCATTTGACACTATTAGATTGAAAATGAGTTGagagtaataaagaataataattataggtTTTGTTATGTACTGAAGAATATATTACACGATAACATTTGATACCACAATCTCTTTTCCATTTTAAACATCTActtatgattattactattattcagatgatgaaccctattcatatggaacaaacctacggGGCcataaacttgaaattcaagcttctacagtatatggtgttcatttgaaagaaattacaagataatagaaaatacagaaagaagaggtcaattactagaaaaaatataaattaataaattattaaataaataggtaaaaatatgacaaaaatataaatgataaaagtacaaggtgaactgctttagggtagtatgcattgcatcttcacctgcacttttgaggttctaatagCACAACATCCACAGGGAGACTGTTCGTCCAATGGTGTGAGAAATAAAAGACCTTTGAAACTGAGAGTTCAACAGTGTAGCACATACTTTCAAAGTGGTGTTAGACAAGGAAAGAAtgcatttattttgtgtaaaGAACTCATACAATGGGCATAAATACCCAAGGTCTTCTAgccacacttaaaaaaaaaaacctgacaatTCTAAAACGTATCaccagagaaaaatgaaacagtaaaGGGACTACCTTCCTGCCACAAGCCATATTATACAGGATTGGTAATTGCTACATGCCATATTATATAGGGTAACACCTGTGCAATATGcataaacagacataaaaataggaaaaggaataataaacaatattttggaTATAATGGAGTCCAAATTATTTGAGAATGACTTTCCCGTCATGTGACATACACAAATTACAATCTATTTATTGTTAACTTGGATATTTGTACTATTGTGAAATAAGCACACAAATCTTACTTCAAGAAAAACGAAATCAAACACTTACAGCACTATCATATCCAAGGTAAACTTTTTCAGCTAATGGTTTCACATAATGACGAAGGATCCAAAGCCATTCTTGTTCAAATTCCATTTGATTCATGTGGATATCTATTGTTGGGACATTCTCATAACCCCCTGCAAGTCTTGGATcctgaaaggaaaaagatattgTTTGATTAATGTTTGTGAAACTAGCGCTGCAGTTACGATTATTAACACTAGCAATTCTTTTAGAACAACATGAATCGACTGTTCACACACAATGAGAAAACAAGTAGCAGCATGCCAAGAAAGTCAGCCTAGAAGACATGAACAATCAACCTCGTGAAGATCTAAATGATGACTAACCAGACAAGAATTGGAAAACAATGCTCCtttaatgaaaggaaagatttttttggCTTTATCAGTATCAGTTCAAATGAAAAGTAttgtattgtaaataaaagtgatCCTCCACAAGCaaacttttaaaaactgaagATGCTACTgaagaaatgttattatttttgctggAAACCAATGCATCTTTGCATCAGAGCAGTCTTAatcttgtttttaaatgaaacttttcAGATCTTTGGGACTCCTGGTTGCTGAAGACTGCTTGAAATGGTTATGAAAAGCAAAGTTATCTCTACTGTGTCTGATTCCGCTTAAATCCTATAAAGTGTTGTACCAAAGTAGtggttttcttctaatttttctgATACAGTTGTATGGTGAAAGTAACTCCAATGAAGAAATTAACAATGAGGTTTGACTGCCACTTCTGCAACCTGATTCTGAATGTGTCTCACTGGACATGAGCAAATGATACCCAGTACCTGTACACTGAGACTGCCATGAAAGTCATTAAAAGCCATTATagttacatttgtgtgtgtgaatttgtataTGGCCGAGAAATAGATACCGCCAATATATGAACATTCAGacatatgtttttaaaataacCAATTATAAGAACCTGAAACATTTTATCCTAGGTATCACAATGCTATTTGTGCTGGGTGGGTAATAAGAAAGTTATGTTTGAGTTAAATCTGAAAGGCTTCACAGTAATGGACAGGTCTCCATTTTTGGActttaaatttcttcagatttgtCTGTACCACTGTTCAATCAATGTAGTGAACTTAGAGTAAAAAAGCTATTAACACTGGGTTTTTCTGTAAATGAGGAATTTAATGACAGGAAAGCACAAAAAATACAATCAATTGACTTTCCCTTATGCATGCAAAAAGAAATTACTGTATACTTGAAATTACAAAAGATGAAGAGAACAAATTATCTATAGGATAATGAATAAACTACAGGTTACCGTACATTGTTGGTTCCATCGGACCAACCGCCATTGTCATTGGCTAATTCAACCAACTCTTGGCAGAATCTTGGGGTGAAAATTGGGAACCAGTACACATCAGGGCATGGCtgcaataaacaaatgaatgaataaataaataaataaagtgtaaATCTCTGAGATATTGAATGAAAACTGGAAtgttaatgtaaatttttgtttattgaaatttacTGAGATTCATACATGACGAATTTCTATTTTGAAGATCAAAGcaaatggtattttaaaacaaccAAAACTTAAGAGCGACAATACTATCtgcaaatgaatggataaattcTAGTGTtctcagttttataaaaaaaaaaaaagaaggaacaaTGATGAACTTTTTAACACAGAATGGCTTACGCAAAAAATAGGTACTGCATCTTTTACAGAATTTTAGTTAACACAATGCATGAAAAGAATATCTTTCAGCACTTCAACTCAACatcaccactatatatatatatatatatatatatatatagagagatatatatatatatatatatatatatgcagcatatatatatatatatatatatatatatatatactgcacatacacacacacacacacacacacacacatatatatatatatctatctatctcttctgATGTCATTGGCAGCTACTACAAaccatttcattcaaattcttaGTGTCAAGCGCTGACCAATACATTGGCGATATGTAGCGTTGTTCCCAATCGTACTTGTTGGCTTTCATCTGCCACATGTCATTATACAGGTACTTCGTCGTGAAATAATCTGGGTCAACAAGGTGACCGTACTCTTCCAGGTTACTTACGTACATAAACACTCCCTATGAATAAATGaggaaatatgttaaaagaatattttaagcagtaaataaatgtgaaatatattcacttattatttTATCTGAACAATCAAGAATGTGATGGAGTGATTCTATTCGTTTTTGTAGGGGGTTCAAGCTTTAGCaagacatttcatttgaattatattCGTAGCAATCAAGAAAGTTAAGGACTGATTCTGAATGTACCCAGTCTGGCAGAATATTCAACGATGTGAATGAATGATTCTATCCGTCTTGGCAAGACAGTCAACATGctgaatgtataattttattaattttggcaaaatattaaaacataaaaaaacttgattGAATCTCAGTAATTTTGGTAGAGCTTTGCAAGAGTGTGAAGCAATGATTCTACTCTTATGTGAAAAACAATCAAGATTCTGCAGGAGTGATTCTAATTTTAGAGCTAGAAGTTCACAGACCATGAAACTGATAGAAAGGAAACGTTAACAGTGTCGCTATTCCTTTTAACATCTGGAATAGGCATTGTGTAAGGGCTTGTTCTTTTCAGCTGAACTCAAACATTTACAAAAAGGTCTACATCAAGAAGAAATGGCACCGACCTTTTCCCTCATGTTGGCTGCCATAGCCATGTCTGCGTCGAAGAGTTTGTTGATGTAGTTGGGACGAGTCTCCGGGTTGTCCAGCACAGACTTCTGGATTAAGTATATGCCCGATATGTAAGGCACATTCCATATGCCTCtgaaagttgaaggaaaagaaccACATCATTATATTTAGCTGGGGAAAATCCACAGTGAGTTTTGGCAATTAACTTATTCTTTTAAGAGTAAAAATGCCGATGAGACGGGCTGCATAATggccttttctagcccaggcccgaagaaaacaaggaaaatgaaaggggGAAGAAAGAGGCAAAGAGGGAAGCAACAAACCCTCAGTCTCGGAAAGGAAGAAAGGTGATAACAGTTCGGAAGACAgaaacaggaagagaattccaaagcttgactATAGGAGGAAACAGTTACTGAATATTACCCATGTCCATTAGTAGAAACTGGGGAAGAGGTGGCTTGGCGGGCTACAGATTGATGGTACATATGACTCGGATTCGTAACCAGAGAAATTGCAAAATTGTACCCAATTTTTCAAGACACTattccaaaattttaattttcaaggctCAACGGGAACCACCAATAAAACTGTCTAGTAGATTAAAAGAAGCTTAGACAGACAATTTCCGGTACAGCAgacattttttttggaaaattactTTCTGGTAATGACGAAAAAGTTTACATGATTATTTTCTGGTAATGACGAAAAAGTACAAGATTACTTTCTAGTAATGACGAAAAAGTTTACAAGATAACAACTCTCTGTTTggactttaattttaaaatacaattacaaatataaaagatataaaattaaaattacttatgaTGGAAATTGGGATAAAAATTGTATGCGCATGTGTCATATTGTATATCATAATGGCTAAAATATATCTGGATACAATGGACCTACGTTATAACAATTGACAGCAACATAATCCCATATCCTGATTCCTTTTCCCATAACAAAAACCAAATACAGGGACAAAACAGAATACCAATGCTACAAAAAACAAAGACACAAGAACTTTTCATCACGAATAAGTAAACATTTATGCAAATTAAATGATGATACCGGATCATCTTTAATCATACTGGGGATTAAGGGGGGGCAGGGTTAAGGAAATACCTAAAACCTTCTCAAAGCTTTCGGATCACGTCTGCAAAACACTTAACGAAGGAAGTCTCAAAGCTTTGTTTGCGAGACGAAGTGGGGAGGGTAGGTTAAGCAAGTGTCGGTCATGGATCTTAAGGGGCCCATAAACCCTGTAATCCGGTAATCGTCTCTTTTCACAGGAAAAACTTGACAGGCTATTACAAACTTTAGATGAATTTAAAAGAGTTCCCGTCCAGACTTccgctttcctttttttttggtggggaggggggaggagaagggaggaacATTTCACGCTGCTGACTTcattaaaagagggaaaaaaccAACTGATGCCCTTTTGTTTTTCCATGAAGATTCACGTTACGTAAATGACCAGGAAAGACTAAAAGATATGGCAGCGCAGAGGGTAAATGACCTGGTTATGGAGAAGCTGTAAATCATGGAGAGAGGGAAGATCTCACACTTTGATTTTCTCACTGAAGAGAAGACAGTTTAAATATTCGATGGAACGTTCTAGTTCCAAATCATATCCCAATGAACTTGTGACAAGTTCAAGATCGTTTAGTTGGCtcaagatattttcaaaataacatgATTCCCTCCAAACATAGTGTGGTCATCTAATCACTGTTTGTGTTCAGAACTACGACAGATGgctgaaaataatgatttcagaAATTTGATTAAATACTGGCTACTACAAAATAGTGTTCTTAGGGTAACCATTTAGCTTCAGCAAAACAAGATTAGTAAAATATTCCCTGCTAGGCTTAGTGGCGTGGCTGTGTTGTCATACATACACGCAAAAGTGATAAAACACTGAAATCCACAAGTTCAAAATtacttgaataaaacaaataagaagcagaagaagaacagaaaaagttCTATCTACTTAATGATTCGCGTTACGTAACAGACCAACGCAGAAAGTGACATGAAGAGAAATAATGAACTTTCTCTATTTATCCAAGAAGGACcacttccataaaagaaaaggaacaagCCACACACGTAAAACGGACCTCTCCTCTACATAAACCAACACTTAATGAAAGATACAACcataatcagaaaataaaacaaaaatgcttgGAATTTCAGATAAATTTTCGTGGCGATTATAAACGACAGAAAAAGGGTCCACAAACATAGCTTCATGTTTTCGAGCAACCATCATTAATTTTGTGTAGCATCACGAGGAAAGTGTAAAAAGCAAGAGCGAGTCTCCCTTCTCTCTACAGCAAGTAAAACTCCGGCGAACGcagtatgtaaaaaaaagagagaggaaaaaaaataaagattaaaactaTAGCAAAGAGCGTAATCCCGACTCCTCCTTTCCTCCAAAGAAAGCTCTACTAAACCTCGCCACCGACAACAAATCTCCTCTGCCATTTAAACTTAAAAAGCGTCGCCACAACATCTAATGAAGTTATAAAACCCATTTACACCGAAATGGACCACTTACGACAATCAAAGGTCCAACTACGGACCCCAAAAGACACGATGGCTTTCGGCCGAAGAcgggagggagaaagggaagaaagaatacgaacattaagacgagagagagagagagagagagagagagagagagagagagagagagagagagagagagagagagagagagagagagagagtgacctgGAAAGTGACTGGAAATACGAAAAAATTGCAATATCCGTGAGGGGATATCTAGAAATTGCCAACAGACACAGAAAGACCAAACGGTTTTTGCGTTTAATTTGCTGCTCAATGGTACTTCCagttttacattcatattttttttaaaaggcttaaagttatttttaaaaaagcacTTAACAAAGCGACAGATATAAATTCATCAATTTCCACAGATACTTTAAATGGAATACTGGGTTATTCGTTGAAATCGCTGATCCCTTACGTCTTACTTTTAAGCAATGTTGACCTTTGCCAAAGGGATCACGGGCCATGAAAAACGTTCTAATACTATACGTTACGCGACAGAAAACATCAGAAAGTGACATGGAGAGAAATGATAAACTTGCTCTATTCATCCACGAGGGAAAACTTtcctaaaagaaaaggaaaatgccaAATACGTCAAACCAAACATATTGAAAGATATAACCGATAATCGGAAAATAGAACACAGTCTTAGGATTCAGACAAGTCTTCATgacgattgtgtgtgtgtgtgtgtgtgtgtgtgtgtgtgtgtgtgtgtgtgtgtgtgtgagagagagagagagagagagagagagagagagagagagagagagagagagagagagagagagagaccataaaaaTATCTTAGTTTTTTCGAGCAACCACCATT
Encoded proteins:
- the LOC136835947 gene encoding procollagen-lysine,2-oxoglutarate 5-dioxygenase 1-like; protein product: MINCMIDWFLCKSFFYVLKIDLDGTGQTKNLKGSDVSLKFDEDDTHLINTVYQTTPVVIHGNGPSKILLNSVGNYIAKSWIHEEGCLACKEQTFDLDHLPEEEYPRVLVAVFVVKPMPFLEEMLDKVAKLNYPKKRIDLLVYNQVAIHEKLVNSWAEKLQKKKLYGTVKLLPFGGKMKEWHARNLATEQCLARDCDALLNIDGEVHLDNPDTLKLLISHNRPVLGAIVIRKGQAWSTFWGAINTEGYYARSMDYMDIINNNRRGIWNVPYISGIYLIQKSVLDNPETRPNYINKLFDADMAMAANMREKGVFMYVSNLEEYGHLVDPDYFTTKYLYNDMWQMKANKYDWEQRYISPMYWSALDTKNLNEMPCPDVYWFPIFTPRFCQELVELANDNGGWSDGTNNDPRLAGGYENVPTIDIHMNQMEFEQEWLWILRHYVKPLAEKVYLGYDSAARAIMNFIVRYKPTEQPFLRPHHDSSTYTINVGLNRPHIDYEGGGAHFIRYNCSVVNTRVGWALMHPGRLTHYHEGLPTTKGTRYIMVSFIDP